Proteins encoded in a region of the Kryptolebias marmoratus isolate JLee-2015 linkage group LG14, ASM164957v2, whole genome shotgun sequence genome:
- the sema4d gene encoding semaphorin-4D isoform X2 — protein MGVGVLGVFLGLLLEVSTHGPHSVPRTSWKHQDVDLLEFSEPEIFNYTTLLLSEERDALYVGAREAIFELSKKNVTVKNHKVQWTVTDDHMNMCTLKGKSKERDCLNYIRVLQVVDDERLYVCGTHAFQPQCNYLNLRDFSLEGQTEDGRGKCSFDPSQSFTTVMVDGELYSGTSYNFLGSEPIISRYSPSHSLLRTEYSTSWLNEPSFVFADVIREGKNREVGEGDKIYYFFTEVSVEYEFFGKLLIPRVARVCKGDLGGQRTLQKKWTSFLKAKLVCSMPELNFVFNVVHDIFILKGKDWRDTIFYGVFTSQWGNVGLSAVCAYNMTAVEEIFSKGKYMQKATVEQSHTKWVRYNGITPSPRPGACINNEMRRQNINSSLNLPDKTLQFVKDHPLLEDPILPIGNRPRLITKDVNYTQLVVEKVQALDGNIYDVIFTGTDKGVLHKSVVFQEEVHIVEEIQLLKNSEPIKNLLLSSQTRSVYAGSDSGVVQTPTAFCRKYLSCDDCVLARDPYCAWDPNTAACVSIFDTPRQSLRKLIQSLNGDANKCPPVPQRDYQSVLVKPGSSAELPCLVNSNLAHVMWKSNGSVLSEASRFHFIAESGLLIYSVAPEDQGYYECWSVEWAPAARKNFSRLLAGYMVKLDLPPRPPPQSTHATTTLSSEEKSNVHAAEASSPSDTSSSSSLFSSGGSPHFHSSSASSKPHDVEAREAEVRLLPPLLKDQAWGVHAQEAFLLFCLALGPSDVHVHWLMNGHSLDTPVKEHRRPLGQRVVLVSSWLRGGPLIRDARYHCVAEASTGSDMSEIDLHLPAGDENIPSRDLSQWRGALSEHEQLLKRWEKAWENCDGRTTR, from the exons ATGGGAGTTGGTGTGCTGGGAGTGTTTCTGGGGCTGCTCCTGGAGGTCTCCACTCACGGACCCCACTCTGTCCCTCGGACCTCCTGGAAACACCAAG ATGTGGATCTCCTGGAGTTCTCGGAGCCTGAGATTTTCAACTACACGACGCTGCTGCTGAGCGAGGAAAGAGACGCTCTGTATGTGGGAGCAAGAGAGGCCATCTTTGAGCTCAGCAAGAAGAATGTGACGGTCAAAAACCATAAG GTTCAATGGACAGTGACAGATGACCACATGAACATGTGCACACTTAAAGGAAAATCAAAAGAG AGAGACTGTCTAAACTACATCCGGGTCCTCCAAGTTGTAGACGATGAGCGGCTTTACGTCTGTGGCACGCATGCCTTTCAGCCTCAGTGCAACTACTTG AATCTCAGGGACTTCTCTCTGGAGGGTCAGACTGAAGATGGCAGAGGGAAGTGTTCTTTTGACCCTTCGCAAAGCTTCACGACTGTCATGGTCG ATGGGGAGTTGTATTCTGGGACGTCATATAACTTCTTAGGCAGCGAACCCATTATTTCCAGATACTCGCCTTCCCATTCTCTGCTGAGGACGGAGTACTCCACGTCGTGGCTCAATG AACCCAGCTTCGTCTTTGCTGACGTGATCAGAGAAGGGAAAAACCGAGAAGTCGGCGAGGGCGACAAAATCTACTACTTCTTCACAGAGGTGTCCGTGGAGTATGAATTCTTTGGCAAGTTGCTCATTCCCAGGGTGGCTCGCGTCTGTAAG GGAGACCTTGGGGGGCAGCGCACTCTGCAGAAGAAGTGGACGTCCTTTCTGAAGGCCAAGCTGGTGTGCTCCATGCCTGAGCTGAACTTTGTTTTCAACGTAGTGCATGACATCTTCATCTTGAAGGGGAAAGACTGGAGAGATACAATCTTCTATGGCGTCTTCACCTCTCAGTG GGGCAACGTGGGTTTGTCGGCTGTGTGTGCCTACAACATGACAGCTGTGGAGGAAATCTTCTCCAAAGGAAAGTATATGCAGAAAGCCACAGTGGAGCAATCCCACACCAAGTGGGTGCGGTACAACGGCATCACTCCTTCTCCACGTCCCGGAGCG TGTATTAACAACGAGATGCGACGGCAGAACATCAACAGCTCACTCAATTTGCCTGATAAAACCCTTCAGTTTGTTAAGGACCACCCCCTGCTGGAGGATCCCATCCTGCCCATCGGAAACAGGCCTCGGCTCATCACCAAAGATGTCAATTACACCCAGCTTGTTGTGGAAAAGGTCCAGGCACTTGACGGCAACATTTATGATGTGATTTTCACTGGAACAG ATAAAGGAGTCCTGCACAAGTCTGTGGTGTTTCAGGAAGAGGTTCACATTGTGGAGGAGATACAGCTCCTGAAGAACTCTGAACCAATCAAAAACTTACTGCTCTCCTCACAG acacgGTCCGTGTACGCTGGGTCAGACTCAGGTGTGGTCCAGACACCCACAGCTTTCTGTAGAAAGTATTTGTCCTGTGATGACTGCGTCCTGGCTCGAGACCCCTATTGCGCCTGGGACCCTAACACCGCTGCCTGTGTCAGCATCTTCGACACACCCAGGCAGAGTCTTCG gaaGCTGATTCAGAGTCTGAATGGTGATGCAAACAAGTGTCCTCCAG TGCCTCAGAGGGACTACCAGTCAGTGTTGGTGAAACCAGGGAGTTCTGCAGAGCTGCCTTGCCTGGTAAACTCCAACCTGGCCCATGTGATGTGGAAATCTAACGGCTCCGTTCTCAGCGAGGCCTCGCGCTTCCACTTCATAGCCGAAAGCGGACTCCTCATTTACAGCGTGGCTCCCGAGGACCAGGGTTACTACGAGTGCTGGTCTGTAGAATGGGCCCCTGCGGCCAGGAAGAACTTCAGCCGCCTGCTGGCTGGGTACATGGTGAAACTGGATCTTCCACCCAGACCTCCACCCCAGTCGACGCATGCGACCACCACCTTGAGCAGCGAAGAGAAAAGTAACGTGCACGCAGCAGAAG CCTCCTCTCCCTCcgacacctcctcctcctcctccctgttcTCCTCTGGAGGTAGCCCTCACTTTCACTCCTCTTCCGCCTCCTCCAAGCCCCACGATGTGGAGGCTCGGGAGGCGGAGGTGAGACTGTTGCCCCCCCTGCTGAAGGACCAGGCCTGGGGGGTTCACGCCCAGGAGGCCTTCCTGCTCTTCTGCCTCGCCCTGG GTCCTAGCGATGTCCACGTTCACTGGCTCATGAACGGGCACAGTCTGGACACCCCTGTAAAGGAGCACCGCAGGCCGCTGGGTCAGAGGGTGGTTCTGGTGAGCAGCTGGCTCCGAGGGGGCCCGCTGATCAGGGACGCTCGTTACCACTGTGTTGCTGAGGCCAGCACAGGAAGTGACATGTCTGAGATTGACCTCCATCTCCCTGCTGGAG ATGAGAACATTCCATCCAGGGATTTGAGCCAGTGGAGGGGTGCGCTCAGCGAGCATGAGCAGCTGCTAAAAAGATGGGAGAAGGCCTGG
- the sema4d gene encoding semaphorin-4D isoform X1 produces the protein MGVGVLGVFLGLLLEVSTHGPHSVPRTSWKHQDVDLLEFSEPEIFNYTTLLLSEERDALYVGAREAIFELSKKNVTVKNHKVQWTVTDDHMNMCTLKGKSKERDCLNYIRVLQVVDDERLYVCGTHAFQPQCNYLNLRDFSLEGQTEDGRGKCSFDPSQSFTTVMVDGELYSGTSYNFLGSEPIISRYSPSHSLLRTEYSTSWLNEPSFVFADVIREGKNREVGEGDKIYYFFTEVSVEYEFFGKLLIPRVARVCKGDLGGQRTLQKKWTSFLKAKLVCSMPELNFVFNVVHDIFILKGKDWRDTIFYGVFTSQWGNVGLSAVCAYNMTAVEEIFSKGKYMQKATVEQSHTKWVRYNGITPSPRPGACINNEMRRQNINSSLNLPDKTLQFVKDHPLLEDPILPIGNRPRLITKDVNYTQLVVEKVQALDGNIYDVIFTGTDKGVLHKSVVFQEEVHIVEEIQLLKNSEPIKNLLLSSQTRSVYAGSDSGVVQTPTAFCRKYLSCDDCVLARDPYCAWDPNTAACVSIFDTPRQSLRKLIQSLNGDANKCPPVPQRDYQSVLVKPGSSAELPCLVNSNLAHVMWKSNGSVLSEASRFHFIAESGLLIYSVAPEDQGYYECWSVEWAPAARKNFSRLLAGYMVKLDLPPRPPPQSTHATTTLSSEEKSNVHAAEGNVETQRDSLTSTSFTATVLLTSPPQTDSSLTPPPSSTIKVQPKRNLPPNSAASHPASLEPEAEYLQHNNSVALLFLFLLFFLLFLAAMVYNCYMQYLPAPCLRLRTALLGTHKCSHQPEYRACEAGLMETSATDKINMTEQPTQNGSQAAQNLQALRDTGYETEPECGNGRLPSHSFGSNSPSQEKPFDVDCDSQSIQFADADEPCS, from the exons ATGGGAGTTGGTGTGCTGGGAGTGTTTCTGGGGCTGCTCCTGGAGGTCTCCACTCACGGACCCCACTCTGTCCCTCGGACCTCCTGGAAACACCAAG ATGTGGATCTCCTGGAGTTCTCGGAGCCTGAGATTTTCAACTACACGACGCTGCTGCTGAGCGAGGAAAGAGACGCTCTGTATGTGGGAGCAAGAGAGGCCATCTTTGAGCTCAGCAAGAAGAATGTGACGGTCAAAAACCATAAG GTTCAATGGACAGTGACAGATGACCACATGAACATGTGCACACTTAAAGGAAAATCAAAAGAG AGAGACTGTCTAAACTACATCCGGGTCCTCCAAGTTGTAGACGATGAGCGGCTTTACGTCTGTGGCACGCATGCCTTTCAGCCTCAGTGCAACTACTTG AATCTCAGGGACTTCTCTCTGGAGGGTCAGACTGAAGATGGCAGAGGGAAGTGTTCTTTTGACCCTTCGCAAAGCTTCACGACTGTCATGGTCG ATGGGGAGTTGTATTCTGGGACGTCATATAACTTCTTAGGCAGCGAACCCATTATTTCCAGATACTCGCCTTCCCATTCTCTGCTGAGGACGGAGTACTCCACGTCGTGGCTCAATG AACCCAGCTTCGTCTTTGCTGACGTGATCAGAGAAGGGAAAAACCGAGAAGTCGGCGAGGGCGACAAAATCTACTACTTCTTCACAGAGGTGTCCGTGGAGTATGAATTCTTTGGCAAGTTGCTCATTCCCAGGGTGGCTCGCGTCTGTAAG GGAGACCTTGGGGGGCAGCGCACTCTGCAGAAGAAGTGGACGTCCTTTCTGAAGGCCAAGCTGGTGTGCTCCATGCCTGAGCTGAACTTTGTTTTCAACGTAGTGCATGACATCTTCATCTTGAAGGGGAAAGACTGGAGAGATACAATCTTCTATGGCGTCTTCACCTCTCAGTG GGGCAACGTGGGTTTGTCGGCTGTGTGTGCCTACAACATGACAGCTGTGGAGGAAATCTTCTCCAAAGGAAAGTATATGCAGAAAGCCACAGTGGAGCAATCCCACACCAAGTGGGTGCGGTACAACGGCATCACTCCTTCTCCACGTCCCGGAGCG TGTATTAACAACGAGATGCGACGGCAGAACATCAACAGCTCACTCAATTTGCCTGATAAAACCCTTCAGTTTGTTAAGGACCACCCCCTGCTGGAGGATCCCATCCTGCCCATCGGAAACAGGCCTCGGCTCATCACCAAAGATGTCAATTACACCCAGCTTGTTGTGGAAAAGGTCCAGGCACTTGACGGCAACATTTATGATGTGATTTTCACTGGAACAG ATAAAGGAGTCCTGCACAAGTCTGTGGTGTTTCAGGAAGAGGTTCACATTGTGGAGGAGATACAGCTCCTGAAGAACTCTGAACCAATCAAAAACTTACTGCTCTCCTCACAG acacgGTCCGTGTACGCTGGGTCAGACTCAGGTGTGGTCCAGACACCCACAGCTTTCTGTAGAAAGTATTTGTCCTGTGATGACTGCGTCCTGGCTCGAGACCCCTATTGCGCCTGGGACCCTAACACCGCTGCCTGTGTCAGCATCTTCGACACACCCAGGCAGAGTCTTCG gaaGCTGATTCAGAGTCTGAATGGTGATGCAAACAAGTGTCCTCCAG TGCCTCAGAGGGACTACCAGTCAGTGTTGGTGAAACCAGGGAGTTCTGCAGAGCTGCCTTGCCTGGTAAACTCCAACCTGGCCCATGTGATGTGGAAATCTAACGGCTCCGTTCTCAGCGAGGCCTCGCGCTTCCACTTCATAGCCGAAAGCGGACTCCTCATTTACAGCGTGGCTCCCGAGGACCAGGGTTACTACGAGTGCTGGTCTGTAGAATGGGCCCCTGCGGCCAGGAAGAACTTCAGCCGCCTGCTGGCTGGGTACATGGTGAAACTGGATCTTCCACCCAGACCTCCACCCCAGTCGACGCATGCGACCACCACCTTGAGCAGCGAAGAGAAAAGTAACGTGCACGCAGCAGAAGGTAATGTTGAGACACAGAGAGACTCACTAACTTCAACCAGCTTCACAGCCACAGTCCTCCTCACCTCCCCACCCCAAACTGATTCATCACTAACCCCACCGCCCAGCAGCACAATCAAAGTCCAGCCAAAGCGGAACCTTCCCCCGAACTCGGCCGCTTCCCACCCAGCCAGCCTGGAACCTGAGGCCGAGTATTTGCAGCACAACAACAGCGTggccctcctcttcctctttctcctgttcttcctcctcttcttggcAGCGATGGTGTACAACTGCTACATGCAGTACCTCCCAGCTCCCTGCCTGAGGCTGCGCACCGCTCTGCTTGGCACTCACAAGTGCTCCCACCAGCCCGAGTACAGGGCCTGCGAGGCAGGCCTGATGGAGACGTCTGCCACCGACAAAATTAACATGACCGAGCAGCCGACCCAGAACGGTAGCCAAGCTGCTCAGAACCTCCAGGCGCTCCGTGACACCGGGTATGAGACTGAACCGGAGTGTGGCAACGGTCGGCTCCCCTCCCACAGCTTTGGAAGCAACAGCCCCTCGCAGGAGAAGCCTTTCGATGTGGACTGTGACTCCCAGTCCATCCAGTTTGCAGATGCAGATGAACCTTGCAGCTAG